One window of the Vigna radiata var. radiata cultivar VC1973A chromosome 1, Vradiata_ver6, whole genome shotgun sequence genome contains the following:
- the LOC106758241 gene encoding exocyst complex component EXO70B1 → MENNVNVNSSSVPHNEDNINTGETIQLPVPESEDKPDTKSDAESDAKPATEPDPKPNAEHDAEPGAEPDAKPDGESDTKPDGETEKATDSEQVTEKEESKEVEEKEKKEEEKQETVEAEPESPVPSLDKVLDEIDQFLVTLQQNVEAGESTPLEIPNFIPVFLHLVEQKIVKYDTGAMKWGETIEDDSSLLGCANRISRLMNHFIEYSRSHAEKEQGGEEKEKVRIDFMINGVSVIQQRVMSFLEDEFRTLMEESRNPNKGDSKGKQQVADSLESEPLEESIPEFPGFTEEAIANLNKIAKEMVASGYENECCQVYALSRRHAFEDGMNKILGYEKLSIDEIQRMQWETLEREIPTWINTWKECTSVWFPGERKLVEMVFGNEADTVVSLMGNISRSIVIQLLNFGESIAMTKRAGEKLFKLLDMYETLRDAIPIMETLFPDDIMGEIKTETTSAKCRLGEAAVLIFCDLENSIKSETGRTPVAGGAVHPLTRYIMNYLRLACEYKDTLEEVFKEHSKIERADSTSRPRYETEESKSKNENKHKEDESPFAAQLMRVMELLDSNLEGKAKLYKEVALSCIFMMNNGRYIVQKIKGSAEIYEVMGETWCRKRSTELRTYHKNYQVETWSKILSYLSPKGLSDHGKVQKPVLKERFKAFNAAFEEIHKTQSMWVVSDEQLQSELRVSISALVIPAYRSFLGRFSQYLDPGRQTEKYIKYQAEDIETYIDDLFDGNAHGRR, encoded by the coding sequence ATGGAAAACAACGTCAATGTCAATTCTAGCAGTGTTCCTCATAACGAGGACAACATCAACACTGGCGAAACCATTCAGTTGCCGGTACCGGAATCTGAAGACAAGCCCGACACTAAATCCGATGCCGAATCTGATGCGAAACCCGCCACCGAACCCGATCCCAAACCCAACGCCGAACACGATGCCGAACCCGGCGCCGAACCCGATGCCAAACCCGACGGCGAATCCGATACCAAACCGGACGGCGAAACTGAAAAGGCCACAGATTCGGAACAAGTTACTGAAAAGGAAGAATCCAAAGAAgtggaggaaaaagaaaagaaagaagaagaaaagcaagaaactgTGGAGGCTGAACCGGAATCTCCGGTTCCGAGTCTCGACAAGGTTTTAGATGAGATTGACCAATTTCTCGTGACATTACAACAAAATGTCGAAGCCGGAGAATCAACCCCATTGGAAATCCCTAATTTCATCCCCGTTTTCTTGCATCTGGTGGAACAGAAGATAGTGAAGTACGACACGGGTGCAATGAAATGGGGAGAAACAATTGAAGACGATTCCTCGCTTTTGGGATGCGCGAATCGCATTTCGAGGCTGATGAACCATTTCATTGAGTACTCGCGATCTCACGCAGAGAAAGAACAAGGGGGCGAGGAGAAGGAGAAAGTCCGAATAGACTTCATGATCAACGGCGTCAGCGTGATTCAGCAGCGTGTGATGTCGTTTTTGGAGGACGAGTTCCGTACACTGATGGAAGAATCTAGAAACCCAAATAAAGGAGACTCAAAGGGAAAACAACAGGTGGCAGACTCCTTAGAGTCTGAGCCACTCGAAGAAAGTATTCCCGAATTCCCAGGTTTCACGGAGGAAGCCATTGCGAATCTGAACAAAATCGCCAAGGAAATGGTAGCCAGCGGTTACGAAAACGAGTGTTGCCAAGTCTACGCACTTTCACGGAGGCATGCGTTTGAGGACGGCATGAACAAAATTCTTGGGTACGAGAAGCTCAGCATAGACGAGATTCAGAGAATGCAGTGGGAAACACTGGAGCGCGAAATCCCCACATGGATCAACACCTGGAAGGAGTGCACCTCTGTATGGTTCCCCGGAGAGCGAAAGCTAGTAGAAATGGTGTTCGGCAACGAAGCAGACACCGTGGTGAGCCTCATGGGCAACATTTCCCGCTCAATTGTCATTCAGCTGCTTAATTTCGGGGAGAGCATTGCGATGACAAAACGCGCCGGCGAAAAACTCTTCAAACTCTTGGACATGTACGAGACTCTACGAGACGCCATTCCTATAATGGAGACCTTGTTCCCGGATGACATAATGGGGGAAATCAAGACCGAAACGACATCCGCAAAATGTCGTCTCGGCGAGGCAGCGGTGTTAATATTCTGCGACCTGGAGAATTCGATTAAATCGGAGACTGGAAGAACTCCGGTGGCGGGAGGCGCGGTTCATCCTCTGACACGTTATATCATGAACTACCTAAGGTTAGCGTGTGAGTATAAAGATACTTTGGAGGAAGTGTTCAAAGAGCATTCGAAAATCGAGCGTGCGGATTCAACTAGCAGGCCTCGCTACGAAACCGAGGAGAGCAAATCGAAGAACGAGAACAAACACAAAGAGGATGAGTCGCCGTTTGCAGCACAATTAATGCGGGTGATGGAACTTCTGGACTCGAATCTGGAGGGGAAGGCGAAGCTGTACAAGGAGGTTGCGTTGAGCTGCATTTTCATGATGAACAATGGAAGGTACATAGTGCAGAAGATAAAAGGATCTGCGGAGATCTACGAAGTGATGGGAGAAACGTGGTGTCGTAAGAGATCGACGGAGCTGAGGACTTACCACAAGAACTACCAGGTGGAGACGTGGAGCAAGATTCTGAGCTACCTGAGCCCTAAAGGATTAAGCGATCACGGGAAGGTGCAGAAGCCGGTGCTGAAGGAGCGGTTCAAGGCGTTCAACGCAGCATTTGAGGAGATTCACAAGACGCAGAGCATGTGGGTGGTGAGCGATGAACAGCTTCAATCGGAACTTAGGGTTTCCATCTCTGCACTTGTTATTCCTGCCTACAGATCCTTCTTGGGGAGGTTTTCACAGTATTTGGATCCGGGCAGACAAACCGAGAAGTATATAAAGTACCAAGCTGAGGATATAGAGACTTACATTGACGATTTGTTCGACGGGAACGCACACGGGCGTCGCTAG
- the LOC106766442 gene encoding signal recognition particle 19 kDa protein has translation MDAQLPNIKKWIVMYPVYINSKKTMAEGRRIAVAKACENPTCAEIGDCCSYLKLPFAIEIDKAYPRDFMQRGRVRVLLKTEDGTLINPSISSRKQLMLRVAEMVPRHHGRTKKQETASTSTTGPSQKSGKGGKKRR, from the exons ATGGATGCCCAGTTGCCGAACATAAAAAAGTGGATAGTGATGTATCCTGTTTACATCAATTCCAAAAAAACAATGGCAGAAGGACGACGAATCGCGGTCGCCAAAGCTTGCGAAAACCCTACTTGTGCCGAAATCGGTGATTGCTGTAGCTATCTCAAGCTTCCTTTTGCGATTGAG ATAGACAAGGCGTACCCTCGCGATTTCATGCAAAGAGGGCGCGTGAGGGTGTTGCTGAAGACGGAAGATGGGACACTCATTAACCCCTCCATCTCGTCCc GAAAGCAACTAATGTTACGGGTTGCAGAGATGGTGCCTAGGCATCATGGGAGAACCAAGAAGCAAGAGACTGCATCAACATCAACTACTGGACCTTCCCAAAAATCTGGAAAGGGTGGGAAAAAGAGGAGATAA